In Vicugna pacos chromosome 10, VicPac4, whole genome shotgun sequence, the following proteins share a genomic window:
- the LRRC32 gene encoding transforming growth factor beta activator LRRC32, with product MSHQILLLLAVLTLGLATSQHRDKVPCKKVDKEVLCQGLGLLQVPSVLPRDIEVLDLSGNQLRSILASPLGFYTVLRHLDLSANEISFLQPGVFQVLPHLEHLNLAHNRLAVGTTLSTAGLGSLPHVTSLDLSGNSLYSGLVERLLGEAPALRTLSLAENSLTRLARHTFRGTPALERLDLHSNVLMDIEDGAFEALPRLVHLNLSRNSLTCISDFSLQQLQVLDLSCNSIEAFQTAQEPQAEYQLAWLDLRENKLLYFPDLAALPRLIYLNVSNNLIRLPVEPPPSGESIQAPSEGWSALPFSSPSRNASTQPLSQLLNLDLSHNEIELVPEGFLEHLTSLRFLNLSRNCLRAFEARHTGSLPCLVLLDVSHNALETLELGTRALGSLRTLLLQDNALRDLPAYTFASLASLQRLNLQGNRLSPCGGPGEPGPLGCVAFSGLSSLRILNLVDNEMETLRAGAFLHTPLTELDLSANPGLDVAMGALAGLEGSLEVLALQGNGLAVLQVDLPCFSCLKRLNLAENRLSRLPAWTQAVSLEVLDLRNNSFSLLPGSAMGGLETSLRRLYLQGNPLSCCGNGWLAAQLHQGRVDVDATQDLICRFGSQEEVSLSHVRPEDCEKGGLKKVSLIIILTFAVVSAILLTTLATCCCVRRQKFSQQYKA from the coding sequence GTGGACAAGGAGGTCTTGTGCCAGGGTCTTGGCCTGCTCCAGGTCCCCTCAGTGCTTCCTCGGGACATTGAGGTCCTAGACCTATCTGGGAACCAGTTGCGGAGCATCCTGGCCTCACCCCTGGGCTTCTACACGGTGCTTCGTCACCTGGACCTGAGTGCCAACGAGATCAGCTTCCTCCAGCCGGGGGTCTTCCAGGTCCTGCCCCACCTGGAGCACCTCAACCTGGCCCACAACCGCCTGGCGGTGGGCACCACACTAAGCACTGCAGGTCTGGGTTCCCTGCCGCATGTGACATCCCTGGACCTGTCTGGAAACAGCTTGTACAGCGGCCTGGTGGAGCGACTGCTGGGGGAGGCACCCGCCCTGCGCACCCTCTCACTGGCGGAGAACAGCCTGACACGCCTGGCCCGCCACACCTTCCGGGGCACGCCTGCGCTCGAGCGGCTGGACCTTCACAGCAACGTGCTGATGGACATCGAGGACGGTGCCTTCGAGGCTCTGCCCCGCCTGGTGCACCTCAATCTCTCCAGGAACTCCCTCACCTGCATCTCTGACTTCAGCCTCCAGCAGCTGCAGGTACTTGACCTGAGCTGCAACAGTATCGAGGCCTTTCAGACGGCCCAGGAGCCCCAGGCTGAGTACCAGCTGGCCTGGCTCGACTTGCGGGAGAACAAACTGCTCTACTTCCCTGATCTGGCCGCACTCCCGAGACTCATTTACCTGAATGTGTCCAACAACCTCATCCGGCTGCCTGTGGAGCCGCCCCCCAGCGGCGAGAGCATCCAAGCTCCTTCCGAGGGCTGGTCGGCCTTGCCATTCTCCAGCCCCAGCCGAAACGCCAGcacccagcccctctcccagcttctgaaTCTGGATTTGAGCCACAATGAGATTGAGCTTGTCCCTGAGGGCTTTCTTGAGCACCTGACCTCCCTGCGCTTCCTGAACCTCAGCCGAAACTGCTTGCGGGCCTTTGAGGCCCGGCACACgggctccctgccctgcctggtgCTCCTGGATGTCAGCCACAATGCGCTGGAGACACTGGAGCTGGGCACCAGGGCCCTGGGTTCTCTGCGGACACTTCTCCTACAGGACAACGCCCTGCGGGACCTGCCTGCATATACCTTCGCCAGCCTGGCCAGCCTACAGAGGCTCAACCTGCAGGGGAACCGGCTCAGCCCCTGTGGGGGGCCAGGTGAGCCTGGACCCTTGGGCTGTGTGGCCTTCTCTGGCCTCTCCTCCCTCCGCATCCTGAACCTGGTGGACAATGAGATGGAGACACTCCGGGCAGGGGCCTTCCTCCACACGCCACTTACCGAGCTGGACCTCTCTGCCAACCCCGGGCTGGATGTGGCCATGGGGGCCTTGGCGGGCCTGGAGGGCTCCTTGGAGGTTCTGGCCCTGCAGGGCAATGGGCTGGCAGTCCTGCAGGTGGACCTGCCCTGCTTCAGTTGCCTCAAGCGGCTCAATCTGGCCGAGAACCGCCTGAGCCGCCTGCCTGCCTGGACGCAGGCCGTGTCCCTGGAGGTGCTGGACCTGAGGAACAACAGCTTTAGCCTCCTGCCAGGCAGTGCCATGGGCGGCCTGGAGACCAGCCTCCGGCGCCTCTACCTGCAGGGCAATCCACTCAGCTGCTGTGGCAACGGCTGGTTGGCAGCCCAGCTGCACCAGGGCCGTGTGGACGTGGATGCCACCCAGGACCTGATCTGCCGCTTTGGCTCCCAGGAGGAGGTGTCCCTGAGCCACGTGCGTCCTGAGGACTGTGAGAAAGGGGGGCTCAAGAAGGTCAGCCTCATCATCATCCTCACCTTCGCAGTGGTGTCTGCCATCCTCCTCACCACGCTGGCCACCTGCTGCTGTGTCCGCCGGCAGAAGTTCAGCCAACAGTACAAAGCCTAG